A single genomic interval of Oncorhynchus mykiss isolate Arlee chromosome 13, USDA_OmykA_1.1, whole genome shotgun sequence harbors:
- the LOC110486149 gene encoding uncharacterized protein LOC110486149 yields the protein MVTTQLLFVQKPSLSTDRSYSAFLHGEEVQLTCTLPSRILCNAVEFIFYLNGDSVMTVTVGSSQPRATLTKFKTDASHQGSYSCLYRTHSNGKAISSPYSNVTKVVLLQPNISLSPPNGGMFWEPHGPEVTRGHSFSIICSIQPQYPGGLFYLDFSGSNRTETTPAVNHSACFHFPVAEYKDQGKYSCSYGVNISTWSFRSANSELAVTIRASMVPIIASGGTGGLALLFLLLLVICLVNRRTRRSSKPSTETDQRECTDNRHRGEDNEEGEDYVTFENVCYERGLERGKREKKNEEEKGHSCGKSEDVYDNGEGNTQRKGVCGGSHEKMNSDDDEEVYVNVSSQDNAVTQAGASAGYSSR from the exons ATGGTAACGACGCAGCTGTTATTTGTTCAG AAGCCTTCACTCTCCACAGACCGGTCCTACTCTGCCTTCTTGCATGGAGAGGAAGTCCAGCTCACCTGCACTCTTCCATCCCGTATCCTCTGTAATGCTGTGGAGTTCATCTTCTATCTGAATGGAGACTCCGTCATGACCGTGACCGTTGGATCCTCACAGCCCAGGGCTACTTTAACAAAGTTTAAGACGGACGCTTCACACCAGGGCAGTTACAGCTGTCTCTACAGAACCCACTCCAACGGCAAAGCCATCAGCTCCCCTTACAGCAACGTTACTAAAG TGGTCCTGCTACAGCCCaacatctctctcagtcctccaaaTGGAGGGATGTTTTGGGAACCTCATGGGCCAGAGGTGACCAGGGGCCACAGCTTCTCCATCATCTGCTCCATTCAGCCACAGTATCCCGGAGGCCTCTTCTATCTGGACTTCTCTGGTTCCAACAGAACAGAGACTACGCCAGCAGTCAACCACTCTGCCTGCTTCCACTTCCCTGTTGCAGAGTATAAAGACCAGGGGAAATACAGCTGCAGCTATGGAGTCAACATCTCCACGTGGTCATTCAGGTCGGCTAATAGTGAACTAGCTGTCACCATTAGAG CCTCTATGGTCCCCATCATTGCCTCTGGAGGGACTGGTGGGCTAGCACTCCTGTTTCTGCTTCTGCTTGTCATCTGTCTAGTCAACAGGAGGACCAGGAGGAGCAGCAAGCCATCTacagagactgaccagagagaat GTACTGACAACAGACACAGAGGGGAGGACAACGAAGAGGGAGAGGACTATGTGACTTTTGAAAACGTCTGTTACGAGAGAGgtctggagagagggaagagggaaaagAAGAATGAGGAGGAGAAAGGGCACAGCTGTGGGAAATCAGAGGATGTCTATGACAACGGGGAGGGAAACACTCAAAGAAAGGGTGTTTGTGGGGGGTCTCATGAAAAAATGAACAGTGACGATGATGAAGAAGTTTACGTTAATGTCTCCTCTCAGGACAACGCTGTAACACAGGCAGGCGCGTCAGCTGGGTACAGctcaagataa